Proteins from a genomic interval of Dermacentor variabilis isolate Ectoservices chromosome 8, ASM5094787v1, whole genome shotgun sequence:
- the LOC142590065 gene encoding thioredoxin, mitochondrial-like, with amino-acid sequence MSRRTIMALVRASLRLCRQSGFISARCISTAQASRAQFSIQDKEDFKSKVLESKKPVVVNFRANWCGPCKMLTPRLEAAVDARGDKLDLAKVDIDDQADLAFQYEVEAVPAVIMFKNGEVTDRFLGLKDQDQIDSFLDKAIGA; translated from the exons ATGAGCAGACGAACAATCATGGCGCTTGTCCGAGCATCGTTGCGTCTGTGCCGACAATCCGGATTTATCTCCGCGAGATGCATTTCTACAGCACAAGCTTCGAGAGCGCAGTTCTCCATTCAAGACAAGGAGGACTTCAAGTCTAAAGTGCTAGAGAGCAAGAAACCGGTTGTCGTCAACTTCCGCGCTAA CTGGTGCGGTCCCTGCAAGATGTTGACCCCTCGCTTGGAGGCTGCGGTGGACGCGAGGGGCGACAAGCTGGACCTTGCCAAAGTGGACATCGATGACCAGGCTGACCTTGCCTTTCAGTACGAG GTTGAAGCCGTCCCAGCCGTGATAATGTTCAAGAACGGCGAAGTGACGGACCGTTTCTTGGGTCTCAAGGACCAAGACCAGATCGATAGCTTTCTCGACAAGGCCATCGGGGCGTGA